Genomic segment of Terriglobia bacterium:
GGTTCCTATACCTGGTCGATCAGCGCTGGCAGTCTGCCGGCAGGGTTGACCCTGAATACCTCGACGGGCGCCATCACCGGCACGCCTACCACCGCAGGCACCAGCAACTTTACCGCCAAGGTGACTGACTCGAACTCCCGGACCGCCACCCAGAACCTGAGCATCACGGTCAATGCCGCGCTGTCGATAACGACTACTTCCTTGCCCAGCGGCACCGTGGGGACGGCCTACAGCTCGACGCTTGCGGCCACCGGCGGCACGGGTTCCTATACCTGGTCGATCAGCGCTGGCAGTCTGCCGGCAGGGTTGACCCTGAATACCTCGACGGGCGCCATCACCGGCACGCCTACCACCGCAGGCACCAGCAACTTTACCGCCAAGGTGACTGACTCGAATTCCCGGACCGCCACCCAGAACCTGAGCATCACAATCAATGCCGCGCTTTCCGGTGACTTCTCGATGAGCGCGTCGCCGGGCAATCTGACATTGAAGAATGGCCAGAGCGGGAGCTACACGGTCAGCGTGAGCCCATCGGGTGGCTTTACAGGTTTGGTTGACCTCACCGTGTCC
This window contains:
- a CDS encoding Ig domain-containing protein; the protein is GSYTWSISAGSLPAGLTLNTSTGAITGTPTTAGTSNFTAKVTDSNSRTATQNLSITVNAALSITTTSLPSGTVGTAYSSTLAATGGTGSYTWSISAGSLPAGLTLNTSTGAITGTPTTAGTSNFTAKVTDSNSRTATQNLSITINAALSGDFSMSASPGNLTLKNGQSGSYTVSVSPSGGFTGLVDLTVSGCPNNTTCTFLSSKVNITGTSGVSSQLAVANNGAARTSSTLTITGKSEANPNLMHSVSVNLRTR